One window from the genome of Cucumis melo cultivar AY chromosome 10, USDA_Cmelo_AY_1.0, whole genome shotgun sequence encodes:
- the LOC103489139 gene encoding uncharacterized protein LOC103489139 isoform X2 — protein MSEKIIEDVKEKVIDDATPNNQDHCEKSEEQIPGPDEKVENPMPSPQQEEETIKKKYGGIVPKKPPLISKDHERAFFDSADWALGKQGGAQKPKGPLEALRPKLQPTPHQQVRSRRSAYAPADDSEGNDGNIDPASEDQQSTLESGCNDHVSEDKVCKE, from the exons ATGTCAGAAAAAATTATCGAGGATGTAAAGGAGAAAGTAATTGACGATGCTACTCCTAATAATCAAGACCATTGTGAGAAATCTGAGGAACAAATACCAGGTCCAGATGAGAAAGTGGAAAATCCTATGCCTTCACCGCAGCAAGAG GAGGAAACCATCAAGAAGAAGTACGGAGGAATAGTGCCAAAGAAGCCTCCTTTGATATCAAAA GACCATGAACGTGCCTTTTTTGATTCTGCTGATTGGGCACTAGGGAAG CAAGGAGGAGCTCAAAAACCTAAAGGACCACTTGAAGCACTCAGGCCAAAGTTGCAG CCAACCCCACATCAGCAAGTCCGTTCAAGACGCTCGGCTTATGCTCCTGCCGATGATAGTGAAG GGAATGATGGCAATATTGACCCCGCTTCTGAGGATCAGCAATCCACATTAGAAAGCGGCTGCAATGACCACGTTTCTGAAGACAAAGTGTGCAAGGAATAA
- the LOC103489139 gene encoding uncharacterized protein LOC103489139 isoform X1: MSEKIIEDVKEKVIDDATPNNQDHCEKSEEQIPGPDEKVENPMPSPQQESDNGFKQEETIKKKYGGIVPKKPPLISKDHERAFFDSADWALGKQGGAQKPKGPLEALRPKLQPTPHQQVRSRRSAYAPADDSEGNDGNIDPASEDQQSTLESGCNDHVSEDKVCKE; encoded by the exons ATGTCAGAAAAAATTATCGAGGATGTAAAGGAGAAAGTAATTGACGATGCTACTCCTAATAATCAAGACCATTGTGAGAAATCTGAGGAACAAATACCAGGTCCAGATGAGAAAGTGGAAAATCCTATGCCTTCACCGCAGCAAGAG TCTGATAATGGTTTTAAACAGGAGGAAACCATCAAGAAGAAGTACGGAGGAATAGTGCCAAAGAAGCCTCCTTTGATATCAAAA GACCATGAACGTGCCTTTTTTGATTCTGCTGATTGGGCACTAGGGAAG CAAGGAGGAGCTCAAAAACCTAAAGGACCACTTGAAGCACTCAGGCCAAAGTTGCAG CCAACCCCACATCAGCAAGTCCGTTCAAGACGCTCGGCTTATGCTCCTGCCGATGATAGTGAAG GGAATGATGGCAATATTGACCCCGCTTCTGAGGATCAGCAATCCACATTAGAAAGCGGCTGCAATGACCACGTTTCTGAAGACAAAGTGTGCAAGGAATAA
- the LOC103489139 gene encoding uncharacterized protein LOC103489139 isoform X3, with translation MSEKIIEDVKEKVIDDATPNNQDHCEKSEEQIPGPDEKVENPMPSPQQEETIKKKYGGIVPKKPPLISKDHERAFFDSADWALGKQGGAQKPKGPLEALRPKLQPTPHQQVRSRRSAYAPADDSEGNDGNIDPASEDQQSTLESGCNDHVSEDKVCKE, from the exons ATGTCAGAAAAAATTATCGAGGATGTAAAGGAGAAAGTAATTGACGATGCTACTCCTAATAATCAAGACCATTGTGAGAAATCTGAGGAACAAATACCAGGTCCAGATGAGAAAGTGGAAAATCCTATGCCTTCACCGCAGCAAGAG GAAACCATCAAGAAGAAGTACGGAGGAATAGTGCCAAAGAAGCCTCCTTTGATATCAAAA GACCATGAACGTGCCTTTTTTGATTCTGCTGATTGGGCACTAGGGAAG CAAGGAGGAGCTCAAAAACCTAAAGGACCACTTGAAGCACTCAGGCCAAAGTTGCAG CCAACCCCACATCAGCAAGTCCGTTCAAGACGCTCGGCTTATGCTCCTGCCGATGATAGTGAAG GGAATGATGGCAATATTGACCCCGCTTCTGAGGATCAGCAATCCACATTAGAAAGCGGCTGCAATGACCACGTTTCTGAAGACAAAGTGTGCAAGGAATAA